A single Methylomonas sp. AM2-LC DNA region contains:
- the dsbD gene encoding protein-disulfide reductase DsbD codes for MFTTRLIILLLLLSVARISHAIEGQDILPPEQVFKLTADMFSADKVELEMSIVSGYHLYRDKFKFQSQTAGIELGEAEMPAGQIEQDAVFGEQVVYRDFIKISLPIKNLQNEKTLKLQVKYQGCADIGVCYPPQKNLLELSIPQPVKVADTPALVQLGQGVKALIPGLFNQELLEPEQAFQFFAEVKDGGTLHVSWVAAEGYYLYKDKLKISVDAVSSVKLGSYTLPVGETHNDPEFGLVEIYHQAVSADIPLLRSERAAQNLTLTAKFQGCADRGVCYAPMQTQVNLQLPALSGALAAEASSVPVTAPLSEQDQIVNTLQNDSLGVTLLSFFGFGLLLAFTPCIFPMIPILSGIIVGQGDGITTRKAFLLSLSYVLASAVMYTLFGVLAALFGSNLQAAFQDPWVIAAFSALFVLLSLSMFGFYNLELPQALQARVLNSSDKHRDGSYLGAAIMGALSSLIVGPCVAAPLAAALIFIGQSGDVLLGGSALFVMALGMGLPLLLIGTSAGKFLPKSGAWLNTTKAVFGVIMLAVAIWMLSRILPEAITQLLVALLLIMSAMFLNALAPQPVPATPLQKFTKGLGFIVLLAGSLEIIGLSAGSYSILQPLQGFTANQNSGTPVKSGLVFEAVHSTTELDARLKQAAAEHKPVMLDFYADWCVSCKEMEAYTFKNAEVQKNLAQSVLLRADVTENNQNDKALLKRFGLIGPPGIIFFAADGQEKTSSRVVGYQDAAQFLQTLQKLH; via the coding sequence CTGCCGACATGTTTTCGGCCGATAAGGTAGAGCTGGAAATGAGCATAGTCTCCGGTTATCACCTGTATAGAGATAAATTTAAATTTCAATCGCAAACAGCTGGCATTGAACTGGGCGAGGCTGAAATGCCAGCCGGACAAATTGAACAGGATGCCGTATTTGGCGAACAAGTGGTGTATCGCGATTTTATAAAAATCAGTCTGCCCATAAAAAATTTACAGAACGAAAAAACTCTCAAACTACAGGTTAAATATCAGGGCTGTGCCGATATTGGGGTTTGTTACCCGCCACAGAAAAATCTGTTGGAATTAAGCATACCCCAGCCTGTCAAGGTGGCTGATACGCCCGCCTTAGTGCAACTAGGGCAGGGCGTTAAAGCCTTAATTCCGGGTTTATTTAACCAGGAACTGCTGGAACCCGAACAAGCTTTTCAATTTTTTGCCGAAGTGAAAGACGGAGGTACATTGCATGTTAGCTGGGTGGCAGCGGAAGGCTATTATCTATATAAAGACAAACTGAAAATCAGTGTGGATGCTGTCAGTTCCGTTAAATTGGGTAGCTATACCTTGCCGGTGGGCGAAACGCATAACGATCCTGAGTTTGGGCTGGTGGAGATTTATCATCAGGCAGTGAGTGCTGATATACCCTTATTGCGCTCCGAGCGTGCCGCGCAAAATCTTACCCTAACTGCCAAATTTCAAGGATGCGCCGATCGCGGCGTATGTTATGCCCCCATGCAGACCCAAGTAAACTTGCAACTACCTGCGCTGTCAGGTGCTTTGGCAGCAGAAGCCTCGTCAGTTCCCGTAACAGCACCGCTCTCTGAGCAGGATCAAATTGTTAACACTTTGCAAAATGATAGCTTGGGCGTTACGCTGCTAAGCTTTTTTGGCTTTGGATTATTGTTGGCCTTTACCCCCTGTATTTTTCCCATGATCCCCATTTTATCCGGCATTATTGTCGGTCAGGGAGACGGAATTACCACCCGTAAAGCCTTTTTATTATCCTTAAGTTATGTACTGGCTTCTGCTGTTATGTACACCCTGTTTGGCGTTCTGGCCGCATTGTTTGGCAGTAATCTACAAGCGGCATTTCAAGATCCATGGGTGATTGCGGCTTTTAGCGCCTTGTTTGTGCTGTTATCCTTATCCATGTTCGGTTTTTATAATCTGGAATTACCACAAGCGCTGCAAGCGCGGGTATTAAACTCCAGCGATAAGCATCGTGATGGTTCCTATCTGGGGGCGGCAATTATGGGGGCCTTATCATCATTGATAGTAGGTCCTTGCGTGGCAGCGCCTTTGGCAGCCGCCCTTATTTTTATCGGCCAGAGTGGCGATGTGTTATTGGGCGGATCAGCCCTGTTTGTGATGGCACTGGGGATGGGCTTACCCTTATTATTAATCGGCACTTCTGCTGGCAAATTTTTACCAAAATCGGGTGCCTGGCTGAATACCACCAAAGCCGTATTTGGCGTCATTATGCTGGCTGTGGCGATATGGATGCTGTCGCGCATCCTGCCGGAGGCCATCACGCAGTTGCTGGTGGCGTTGTTGTTGATTATGTCGGCCATGTTTTTAAATGCACTTGCACCGCAGCCAGTGCCTGCTACGCCGCTGCAAAAATTCACTAAAGGCCTGGGTTTTATAGTGTTGCTGGCCGGTAGCCTGGAAATCATTGGTTTAAGTGCCGGAAGCTACTCTATCTTGCAACCTTTGCAAGGTTTTACGGCTAATCAAAACAGCGGCACGCCCGTTAAATCAGGACTGGTGTTCGAAGCCGTACATAGTACGACAGAACTGGATGCCAGGCTAAAACAGGCGGCAGCCGAACATAAACCGGTTATGCTGGATTTTTACGCGGATTGGTGTGTGTCCTGCAAGGAAATGGAAGCCTATACGTTTAAAAATGCCGAAGTGCAAAAAAACCTAGCGCAGTCTGTACTTTTACGTGCCGACGTTACCGAAAACAATCAAAACGATAAAGCCTTATTAAAACGCTTTGGTTTAATTGGTCCACCGGGCATTATCTTTTTTGCAGCAGATGGGCAGGAAAAAACCAGTAGTCGGGTAGTGGGTTATCAGGATGCCGCGCAGTTTTTGCAGACTTTGCAAAAATTGCATTAA
- a CDS encoding tetratricopeptide repeat protein, whose product MRDSRPSSQLGLYRAGITGPEHRRSITVGRESLFQDVIEILRKTINKKPKHHFLFIGPRGIGKTHLLSLIEDEIGRDVALTSAYHVVRFAEESHRVLSFCDFLLGVCEILSDTLPDEPQWRQLQQQLASEERDEIIVDTLIQAIRKRRRQTQQALIIMLENLHQVFEQQIKDTRSIAALRGFFMEDNGCLLVATAPLHFGGITDHKQPFYDFFDVQILDQLSETQTIALIHKNLEWEQRNDLLADFSQLRPKLLALYRMTGGSPRLTLMLYELIAHEAVSEVKRQFELLLDRITPFYQDRMRDLGPQERAVLETLAIMRDQPKTPTAIAAKMRMKQAQVSTLLKRLSTSQYIRSIENVDDKRSRFYTIREGFFDIWLAMNVSRGARQRLPFLVEFFAQFYPSIEERNRKREEYRQRLHNGEFDAPHNAISSADLHAGLDYLSEVGTAEERASEKLRLANMHVKEGNPEYAKVYLREVRSIPLDNMGTWIVNRAEFEPQLDYLTEIDELITCWDSLRAGELESFVDKVKMLGEGLTFNSWSETKIAFLREYLTLLPQAKYRVELRLRLGKILMTLARWGETETELKAALEEATPLGDDGLLSWTLNDLAQLFKATNRLAEAEPLMRRALAIDEASFGVDHPNVARDLNNLARLLQDTNRLAEAEPLMSRALAIDEASFGVDHPNVARDLNNLARLLQDTNRLAEAEPLMRRALAIDEASFGVDHPNVAIRFNNLAQLLKYTNRLAEAEPLMRRALAIDEASFGIDHPNVARDLNNLAQLLKYTNRLAEAEPLMRRALAIDEASFGIDHPNVARDLNNLARLLQDTNRLAEAEPLMRQALAILENSLVPGHPNILTVNANLVSLLEDLGMPDQAEIITKRLNLSKVK is encoded by the coding sequence ATGCGTGATTCGCGTCCCAGTTCGCAATTAGGTCTGTATCGCGCCGGTATCACAGGTCCAGAGCATAGACGCAGTATCACTGTGGGTCGGGAGTCGCTATTCCAGGATGTTATCGAGATTTTGCGCAAAACGATTAACAAGAAACCCAAACATCACTTTCTGTTTATCGGGCCGCGTGGTATTGGTAAAACGCATTTATTATCACTCATCGAAGATGAAATTGGCCGCGATGTGGCGTTGACAAGTGCTTACCACGTGGTGCGCTTTGCAGAAGAATCGCATCGCGTTCTTTCGTTCTGCGATTTTTTGTTGGGCGTGTGTGAAATTCTGAGTGACACTTTGCCGGATGAACCGCAATGGCGGCAATTGCAGCAACAATTAGCAAGTGAGGAACGCGATGAAATTATCGTCGATACGCTGATTCAGGCCATTCGCAAGCGCCGTCGCCAAACCCAGCAAGCGCTCATCATTATGCTGGAGAACTTGCACCAGGTTTTCGAACAGCAAATCAAAGATACCCGTTCCATTGCGGCGCTACGCGGTTTTTTCATGGAAGACAACGGCTGCTTGCTGGTGGCAACGGCTCCGCTGCATTTCGGTGGAATTACCGATCATAAACAACCCTTCTACGACTTTTTTGATGTGCAGATTCTTGATCAACTGTCCGAAACACAAACCATAGCCTTGATACACAAAAATCTGGAGTGGGAACAACGTAACGATTTACTGGCAGACTTTAGCCAACTGCGGCCAAAATTGTTGGCGCTGTATCGGATGACGGGTGGCAGTCCGCGCCTGACCTTAATGTTGTACGAGTTAATTGCCCATGAGGCAGTTTCGGAGGTGAAGCGGCAGTTTGAACTGTTGTTGGATAGAATCACCCCTTTCTATCAGGATAGAATGCGCGACCTCGGCCCACAAGAACGGGCGGTACTGGAAACCCTGGCAATCATGCGTGACCAGCCTAAAACACCCACGGCAATCGCCGCTAAAATGCGCATGAAACAGGCGCAAGTCTCAACGTTACTGAAACGTTTGTCTACATCGCAATATATCCGCTCAATCGAAAACGTAGACGATAAACGTTCGCGCTTCTACACCATACGTGAAGGTTTTTTTGATATCTGGCTGGCGATGAACGTCAGTCGTGGCGCACGGCAACGGCTGCCATTTTTGGTGGAGTTTTTTGCGCAGTTTTATCCATCCATAGAGGAGAGAAATCGCAAGCGCGAAGAATACCGCCAGCGCCTGCACAATGGCGAGTTTGATGCGCCACATAACGCAATTTCCTCAGCAGATTTACATGCTGGACTCGACTACTTGTCCGAAGTGGGAACGGCTGAAGAACGAGCGAGCGAGAAGCTGCGCTTGGCCAACATGCATGTAAAAGAGGGAAACCCCGAATACGCCAAAGTCTATCTTCGTGAGGTGCGCAGCATTCCCTTAGACAATATGGGTACCTGGATCGTCAATCGTGCGGAGTTTGAACCACAACTGGATTACTTAACGGAAATTGATGAGTTAATTACTTGTTGGGATAGTTTGCGGGCAGGGGAACTTGAGTCGTTCGTCGACAAAGTGAAAATGTTGGGGGAGGGGTTGACGTTCAATTCCTGGTCGGAAACTAAAATCGCGTTTCTGCGTGAGTATTTGACTTTGCTACCGCAGGCCAAGTACCGCGTGGAGTTACGCTTACGGCTTGGCAAAATTTTGATGACCTTGGCGCGTTGGGGGGAAACTGAAACTGAACTGAAAGCCGCATTAGAGGAAGCAACGCCGCTTGGCGATGATGGTTTACTATCATGGACGCTAAATGATCTTGCGCAATTATTTAAGGCTACCAACCGCCTAGCCGAGGCCGAACCACTGATGCGCAGGGCTTTGGCAATTGATGAGGCCAGCTTTGGGGTAGATCATCCCAATGTGGCCAGAGATCTCAACAACCTCGCTCGATTACTTCAGGACACCAACCGCCTAGCCGAGGCCGAACCACTGATGAGCAGGGCTTTGGCAATTGATGAGGCCAGCTTTGGGGTAGATCATCCCAATGTGGCCAGAGATCTCAACAACCTCGCTCGATTACTTCAGGACACCAACCGCCTAGCCGAGGCCGAACCACTGATGCGCAGGGCTTTGGCAATTGATGAGGCCAGCTTTGGGGTAGATCATCCCAATGTCGCAATACGCTTCAACAACCTTGCTCAATTGCTTAAGTACACCAACCGCCTAGCCGAGGCCGAACCACTGATGCGCAGGGCTTTGGCAATTGATGAGGCCAGCTTTGGGATAGATCATCCCAATGTGGCCAGAGATCTCAACAACCTCGCTCAATTGCTTAAGTACACCAACCGCCTAGCCGAGGCCGAACCACTGATGCGCAGGGCTTTGGCAATTGATGAGGCCAGCTTTGGGATAGATCATCCCAATGTGGCCAGAGATCTCAACAACCTCGCTCGATTACTTCAGGACACCAACCGCCTAGCCGAGGCCGAACCCCTAATGAGACAGGCGTTGGCAATTTTAGAAAACAGCTTAGTACCAGGACATCCCAATATTTTGACAGTGAATGCCAATTTAGTGAGTTTGCTGGAAGACTTAGGGATGCCTGATCAGGCAGAAATAATCACGAAGCGATTAAACTTAAGTAAGGTTAAGTAA
- a CDS encoding DUF1924 domain-containing protein: MRLQTNQISLLILMIAALSSYPLKAEQAQDFLSQFSAQAKTDTASFTGFDAGRGEQFFKARHGGDWSCSSCHTDNPLMPGKHIVTEKEIQPMAPAANAERFTSGAKVDKWFKRNCKDVLSRECTAQEKGDVLSYLLSLGH; the protein is encoded by the coding sequence ATGCGTTTACAGACTAACCAAATCAGCCTGCTAATCCTAATGATTGCGGCTCTAAGCAGTTACCCGCTTAAAGCCGAACAAGCCCAGGATTTTTTAAGCCAGTTTTCAGCACAAGCCAAAACCGATACTGCCAGTTTTACGGGTTTTGATGCCGGGCGTGGCGAACAGTTTTTTAAAGCGCGCCACGGTGGCGATTGGAGTTGTTCCAGTTGTCATACCGATAATCCCTTAATGCCCGGCAAACATATTGTTACCGAAAAAGAGATACAACCCATGGCCCCAGCAGCCAATGCCGAACGCTTTACCAGTGGCGCTAAAGTGGATAAATGGTTTAAGCGTAATTGTAAAGATGTGCTGAGTCGCGAATGCACGGCTCAAGAAAAAGGCGATGTGCTTAGCTATTTATTATCACTTGGGCATTAA
- a CDS encoding cytochrome b/b6 domain-containing protein — protein MEQRRLVWDLPTRCFHWLLVLNFLLAYFSAESERWALVHITSGFSFFALLLFRLFWGVVGSRYVRFTAFLYKPATTLHYLKNLPNRQSKPTIGHNPLGAIAILLILSVGLICSISGWLIYADLGGAELEECHDVAATLMICLVLIHIMGVLFSSYWQRENLLRAMLDGKKIIAAEYAIPKSHTLIAVLLLLTVIGFWLWSFQDQLNLN, from the coding sequence ATGGAACAACGCAGATTGGTGTGGGATTTGCCGACCCGGTGTTTTCACTGGTTACTGGTACTTAACTTTTTGCTGGCCTATTTTAGTGCCGAGAGCGAGCGTTGGGCCTTAGTGCATATCACCAGTGGTTTTAGCTTTTTTGCTTTATTACTATTTCGCCTGTTTTGGGGTGTGGTCGGTAGTCGTTACGTGCGTTTTACGGCTTTTTTGTATAAACCTGCCACCACGCTCCACTACCTTAAAAATTTACCGAACAGACAATCCAAGCCGACTATTGGACATAACCCTCTGGGTGCTATTGCCATTTTGCTAATATTGTCAGTCGGTCTGATATGCAGTATTTCAGGTTGGCTAATCTATGCTGATTTGGGTGGGGCAGAGCTGGAAGAATGTCACGATGTTGCTGCCACGCTAATGATATGTCTGGTATTAATCCACATTATGGGTGTTTTGTTCAGTAGTTATTGGCAGCGTGAGAATTTGCTGCGTGCCATGCTGGATGGCAAAAAAATAATCGCTGCTGAGTATGCCATTCCCAAGTCGCATACACTCATCGCCGTGCTGTTGTTGCTAACGGTCATTGGTTTTTGGTTATGGTCTTTTCAGGATCAATTAAACCTTAATTAA
- a CDS encoding c-type cytochrome, protein MIKTIKRFASLMLTISLLAVGLQGCAVFEKTPAADTAAAAERTAYLTCGGCHGPQNIRVAMVMSPNILGQKKGYLAAKLKDFRDNKRIHPYMNGVTSQLTDQDIANLASFYADYGQNHPQ, encoded by the coding sequence ATGATTAAAACGATAAAACGATTTGCAAGCCTGATGTTAACCATCAGTTTACTGGCTGTTGGTCTGCAAGGCTGTGCAGTGTTTGAAAAAACCCCCGCTGCCGATACAGCAGCCGCAGCCGAACGCACTGCCTATTTAACTTGTGGTGGCTGTCATGGGCCGCAAAATATTCGCGTGGCGATGGTGATGTCGCCGAATATTCTGGGACAGAAAAAAGGTTATCTGGCCGCAAAACTTAAAGATTTTCGCGATAATAAACGCATTCACCCCTACATGAATGGCGTTACTTCACAATTAACTGATCAGGATATTGCCAATTTAGCTAGTTTTTATGCTGATTATGGGCAAAACCACCCGCAGTAA
- a CDS encoding methanol/ethanol family PQQ-dependent dehydrogenase gives MNKPVNNWLLATTIAAILAAPAVTMANSDLEKLQQDPGNWATWGGDYAGTRYSKLSQINTANAKNLQPAWTFSTGVLRGHEGGPLVVNGVVYIHTPFPNTVYAIDQKTKAVIWEFTPVQNADATVPVMCCDTVNRGLAYGDGKIFLQQADTVLTALDAKTGKRIWSVQNGDPKLGMTNTNAPLVVKDKVITGIAGGEFGVRGFLAAFNINTGQLEWKGYSMGPDKDTLINPSKTTAWKEGKVQPVGPESSLSTWKGDQWKIGGGATWGWYSYDPKLNLIYYGSGNPSTWNPAQRPGDNKWSMSLWARDADSGEVKWVYQITPHDEWDYDSINESVLVDQEINGKLRKTLVHFDRNGFGYTLDRETGELLVAEKFDKAVNWATHIDMKSGRPVVASDYSPEIHGEDVNTAGICPAVLGAKNQQPVSYSPQTGLFYVSGNHICMNYEPFEVSYTAGQPYVGATVSMMPPGTDVMTGQKDGTTNLGQFTAFDAKTGKIVWSNKEQFSVWSGSVATAGGVVFYGTLEGYLKAVDAKTGKELYKFKTPSGIIGNVNTWEYEGKQYVGVLSGIGGWAGIGIAAGLDDGTSATNSEGLGAVGAYRSLSSYTKLGGAFTVFALPD, from the coding sequence ATGAATAAGCCTGTCAATAACTGGTTGCTTGCTACAACTATAGCTGCAATTCTTGCGGCACCCGCTGTAACGATGGCCAACAGTGATCTTGAAAAATTACAACAAGACCCTGGCAACTGGGCAACTTGGGGTGGAGATTACGCAGGAACCCGCTATAGCAAACTTTCTCAAATCAATACTGCAAACGCTAAAAATCTGCAACCCGCCTGGACTTTTTCCACTGGCGTATTGCGTGGTCATGAAGGTGGGCCATTAGTGGTTAACGGCGTGGTGTATATTCATACGCCATTCCCAAACACCGTTTATGCCATCGATCAAAAAACCAAAGCCGTCATCTGGGAATTTACCCCAGTCCAAAACGCAGACGCTACTGTTCCTGTGATGTGCTGCGATACCGTAAATCGTGGCTTGGCTTATGGCGATGGCAAAATTTTTCTGCAACAAGCCGATACCGTTCTTACTGCTCTGGACGCGAAAACCGGTAAAAGAATATGGAGCGTGCAAAATGGTGATCCTAAATTGGGCATGACCAACACCAATGCCCCGTTAGTGGTAAAAGACAAAGTGATAACGGGTATTGCCGGTGGTGAATTTGGAGTGCGCGGCTTTTTGGCGGCTTTCAATATCAATACGGGTCAACTAGAGTGGAAAGGCTACAGCATGGGGCCAGATAAAGACACTTTAATTAATCCCAGCAAAACCACGGCTTGGAAAGAGGGCAAGGTTCAACCAGTCGGCCCTGAATCCAGCCTAAGTACCTGGAAAGGCGATCAATGGAAAATCGGAGGTGGTGCCACCTGGGGTTGGTACAGCTACGACCCTAAATTGAACTTGATTTACTACGGTTCTGGCAATCCATCCACTTGGAATCCGGCACAACGTCCGGGTGACAATAAATGGTCCATGTCCTTGTGGGCGCGAGATGCTGACAGCGGTGAAGTTAAATGGGTTTACCAAATCACTCCGCACGATGAATGGGACTACGATAGTATCAACGAATCCGTTTTGGTAGACCAAGAAATTAACGGCAAATTGCGTAAAACCTTGGTTCACTTTGACCGTAATGGTTTTGGCTATACGCTGGATCGGGAAACGGGCGAATTACTGGTTGCCGAAAAATTCGACAAAGCCGTTAACTGGGCTACGCACATCGATATGAAATCGGGCCGCCCCGTTGTCGCCTCTGATTACAGTCCGGAAATCCATGGTGAAGATGTTAACACCGCAGGAATTTGCCCGGCAGTGTTAGGCGCGAAAAATCAACAACCTGTTTCATACTCTCCACAAACGGGTTTGTTCTATGTTTCCGGCAACCACATCTGTATGAACTACGAACCATTCGAAGTTTCTTACACCGCTGGCCAACCTTACGTGGGTGCCACCGTAAGTATGATGCCGCCAGGTACCGATGTGATGACAGGTCAAAAAGACGGAACCACCAATTTGGGCCAATTTACAGCTTTTGATGCCAAAACCGGCAAAATTGTGTGGTCTAACAAAGAACAATTCTCTGTTTGGTCCGGTTCTGTGGCAACTGCCGGTGGTGTGGTGTTTTATGGCACGCTGGAAGGTTATCTGAAAGCGGTAGACGCTAAAACCGGAAAAGAGCTTTATAAATTTAAAACACCTTCCGGCATCATTGGCAATGTCAATACCTGGGAATATGAAGGCAAACAATATGTCGGCGTTCTATCCGGTATCGGCGGCTGGGCCGGTATTGGCATCGCGGCAGGTTTGGACGACGGTACCTCTGCAACCAATTCAGAAGGTCTGGGTGCAGTGGGGGCTTACAGAAGTTTAAGTTCCTATACCAAATTGGGCGGTGCTTTTACTGTGTTTGCCCTGCCGGATTAA
- a CDS encoding addiction module antidote protein: MKEITHADVMEAKFRENPDYVIELLNTILADGDQGQFLIVLGKVAKAFGGLQMVAESAELNPTHLYRTLSEKGNPALSNFSAILRALGLRFSVQPLQSPSGSEV, translated from the coding sequence ATGAAAGAGATAACACATGCTGATGTCATGGAAGCAAAGTTTCGGGAAAACCCTGATTACGTTATTGAACTGTTAAACACTATTCTTGCGGATGGTGATCAGGGCCAATTTTTGATTGTACTTGGAAAAGTAGCCAAGGCTTTTGGGGGTTTGCAAATGGTTGCCGAATCTGCGGAACTTAATCCAACTCACCTTTATCGTACCTTATCTGAAAAGGGTAATCCGGCCTTGAGTAACTTTTCTGCAATTCTAAGAGCTTTAGGGCTTCGCTTTAGTGTCCAGCCGCTACAGTCACCTTCAGGCTCAGAAGTTTAG
- a CDS encoding alpha/beta hydrolase: MKRLLSMLSAFFLLSLLAIFVWLTPMSTNFLNYMLWKYSTDAPVVTGNIDYRQAHIHYEVIGSGKPVLMLHGGLSNKLCWFSQIPWLVKAGRQVVLVDTRGHGRSSRGSDVLSYEIFAEDTLKVLDRLAITRTDIVGWSDGGIIALLLGLQSPERVDRIVAISANFHPGGVIGGFDTPDPDVSYSLMNTLKSWFQVWWSGAGDRHAELEAELNTLWQTQPQLKHSDLQAIAAPTLVIAGENDIIDLPHSGEMAQMLAQGSIEIVLGAGHASPFTHPEQINQLIASFLQIPITP; this comes from the coding sequence ATGAAACGATTGCTGTCTATGCTTTCAGCATTTTTCCTGTTAAGTTTACTGGCAATTTTTGTTTGGCTAACCCCCATGTCTACTAATTTTCTTAATTATATGCTGTGGAAATACAGCACTGATGCGCCGGTTGTCACGGGTAATATCGATTATCGGCAAGCGCATATACATTACGAAGTAATAGGTAGTGGCAAGCCGGTGCTGATGTTGCATGGCGGCTTAAGTAACAAACTCTGCTGGTTTTCGCAAATTCCCTGGCTGGTAAAAGCCGGGCGGCAGGTGGTGTTGGTGGATACGCGCGGACACGGGCGTTCCAGCCGTGGCAGTGATGTGCTCAGTTACGAAATTTTTGCCGAAGATACCTTAAAAGTATTGGATAGGCTGGCCATAACGCGTACCGATATTGTCGGCTGGAGTGATGGCGGCATTATCGCCTTGTTGTTAGGTTTGCAGTCACCTGAACGTGTAGATCGCATCGTGGCAATTAGTGCCAATTTTCATCCGGGTGGTGTGATTGGTGGTTTTGATACGCCAGATCCTGATGTGTCTTATAGCCTAATGAATACCCTAAAAAGCTGGTTTCAGGTCTGGTGGTCTGGGGCAGGGGATAGGCATGCCGAACTGGAAGCCGAATTAAATACATTATGGCAAACCCAGCCGCAACTTAAACACAGTGATTTACAAGCCATTGCCGCACCCACTTTAGTGATTGCCGGAGAGAATGATATTATTGATTTACCGCACTCGGGTGAAATGGCGCAAATGTTGGCGCAGGGCAGTATCGAAATCGTATTGGGTGCCGGACACGCTTCACCCTTTACCCATCCTGAGCAGATTAATCAGTTAATTGCCAGCTTTTTACAAATTCCCATCACGCCATGA
- a CDS encoding AcvB/VirJ family lysyl-phosphatidylglycerol hydrolase, translated as MKFKKRSLIYAFLSLISPVIIWAVYTHPPLMYKALGYNGLIAKPLWGAKASTLVFADTQKYPALTLGKRLAELGVTVFIVDSPRFLSDYNAASGQCLDSTHLNNAINTLLEPHAELIQPQHIISGISQGALLPFIHALNSKTDNTHVSIDFSVNLPEDLVLCPPLATQQQDKDLILKYQGSLNSNWLSVWADQPEDKTGVFVRALAKADTRIAAYDTPLDTLLVQQINILVNHTEEAATNMPVVEVPAATASDSVTIFYSGDGGWRDLDRTVAGEMAKQNYPVVGVDVLRYFWKQKPAEQVAADLSSTMHYYRQHWGSKKFILAGYSFGADIMPAVYNHLSAEDKDSVSLLVLLALAQTADFEIHVSGWLGQSGQGQPLAPELARIPKQKLLCVYGAEEKAETACTQLQNSEAHILELPGGHHFDEDYAKLTRLILDVYRQKGITTSIAAK; from the coding sequence ATGAAATTCAAAAAAAGATCTCTTATTTACGCCTTTTTAAGCCTGATTTCCCCCGTCATTATCTGGGCGGTTTATACGCATCCCCCTTTAATGTATAAAGCCCTGGGCTATAACGGCTTAATTGCTAAACCCTTATGGGGTGCTAAGGCCAGCACATTGGTATTTGCCGATACGCAAAAATATCCAGCCTTAACTTTGGGCAAACGTCTGGCAGAATTGGGCGTTACCGTCTTTATAGTCGATAGCCCTCGTTTTTTAAGCGACTATAATGCCGCCTCTGGTCAGTGTTTGGATAGCACGCATTTAAATAACGCAATTAACACGCTGTTGGAGCCGCATGCCGAATTAATCCAGCCCCAGCATATTATTAGCGGTATCTCGCAAGGTGCGTTATTACCCTTTATTCATGCTCTCAATAGCAAAACAGATAACACGCATGTTTCTATCGATTTTTCGGTCAATTTACCCGAAGATTTAGTCTTATGTCCACCGTTGGCCACCCAGCAACAAGACAAAGACTTAATCTTAAAGTATCAAGGTAGCCTCAACAGTAACTGGTTATCGGTCTGGGCCGATCAGCCAGAAGATAAAACAGGGGTTTTTGTGCGTGCCTTAGCTAAGGCAGATACCCGCATTGCCGCTTACGATACGCCCTTAGATACATTATTGGTGCAGCAGATTAATATTCTGGTTAATCACACCGAAGAGGCTGCAACCAATATGCCCGTGGTAGAAGTCCCCGCAGCCACAGCCAGTGATAGCGTCACTATCTTTTATTCAGGCGATGGTGGCTGGCGTGATTTGGATCGTACCGTGGCGGGTGAAATGGCCAAACAAAATTATCCGGTGGTGGGGGTCGATGTTTTACGCTATTTCTGGAAACAAAAACCCGCAGAACAGGTCGCGGCGGATTTAAGTAGCACCATGCACTATTACCGTCAGCATTGGGGTAGCAAAAAATTTATATTGGCTGGTTATTCGTTTGGTGCCGATATCATGCCCGCTGTATATAATCACCTGAGTGCCGAAGATAAGGACAGTGTTAGTTTATTGGTATTGCTGGCTCTGGCCCAGACTGCCGATTTTGAAATCCATGTCTCCGGCTGGTTAGGACAAAGCGGGCAGGGGCAGCCCCTGGCGCCGGAGTTGGCACGTATCCCCAAGCAAAAGCTCTTATGTGTGTATGGCGCAGAAGAAAAAGCCGAAACCGCCTGTACGCAATTACAAAATAGCGAAGCGCACATTTTAGAATTACCCGGTGGACATCATTTTGATGAAGACTATGCCAAATTAACCCGTTTAATTTTGGATGTGTATCGGCAAAAGGGGATTACCACCTCTATCGCCGCTAAATAA